Proteins found in one Mucilaginibacter gracilis genomic segment:
- a CDS encoding CapA family protein: MKRRKIHITLLAPLLLFACTNEPHTAAVHTKPIVVVKPVAPQPTIDTTIAIAAVGDMMLGTAYPTAYTLPPDSGKSSFKAAEKYIKDADVAFGNLEGALADSGTPIGKKKLKPYSFRMPVKYCSIFKAAGFDVLSVANNHIDDFGDSGRQSTTNTLDSNGIYYAGLQTHPSTIFTIKGVKYGFCAFSPNSQVVSLHDFKNAAAIIQGLKQQVDIVIVSFHGGGEGAAFEHVPFKKESYIGENRGDVHAFAHNAIDAGADVIFGNGPHVSRAMELYKNRLIAYSLGNFCTYKSVSVSGVCGLAPLLKVKLNKKGEFLNGQIIAFKQTHANGLERDSLNRAVTRIKYLTETDFPQSGLSISADGVINRVD; the protein is encoded by the coding sequence ATGAAGCGCCGCAAAATTCATATTACGCTTTTAGCACCATTGCTGTTATTTGCCTGTACCAATGAGCCCCATACCGCTGCTGTACATACCAAACCAATTGTTGTTGTAAAACCCGTTGCCCCCCAACCTACCATTGATACTACTATAGCTATTGCTGCCGTTGGCGATATGATGCTGGGCACTGCATACCCAACTGCCTATACCCTTCCGCCCGATAGTGGCAAAAGCAGCTTTAAAGCCGCCGAGAAATATATTAAAGATGCTGATGTAGCATTTGGCAACCTTGAAGGTGCTTTAGCAGATAGCGGCACGCCAATCGGAAAAAAGAAACTGAAACCCTATTCTTTCCGGATGCCGGTTAAGTATTGCAGCATTTTTAAGGCTGCCGGTTTTGATGTTTTAAGCGTAGCCAATAACCATATTGATGATTTTGGGGATAGTGGTCGCCAAAGCACCACCAATACTTTAGATAGTAATGGCATTTACTATGCGGGCTTGCAAACCCACCCATCAACCATATTTACTATAAAGGGCGTTAAATATGGCTTTTGTGCTTTTTCGCCAAACAGCCAGGTGGTATCTCTGCACGATTTTAAAAACGCTGCCGCTATTATACAAGGCTTAAAACAACAGGTTGATATTGTTATCGTATCTTTTCATGGCGGCGGCGAGGGAGCCGCCTTTGAACACGTACCCTTTAAAAAAGAAAGCTACATTGGCGAAAACCGCGGCGATGTACACGCCTTTGCCCATAACGCCATTGATGCAGGAGCCGATGTTATTTTTGGCAACGGCCCCCATGTTAGCCGCGCTATGGAACTTTATAAAAACCGGCTGATAGCTTACAGCCTTGGTAATTTTTGCACTTATAAAAGCGTAAGTGTTTCGGGCGTGTGTGGTTTGGCACCTTTATTAAAAGTTAAACTCAATAAAAAAGGCGAGTTTTTAAATGGGCAGATTATTGCATTTAAACAAACGCATGCAAACGGCCTTGAGCGCGATAGCCTTAACCGTGCCGTTACCCGTATAAAATATCTTACAGAAACCGATTTTCCGCAATCGGGCCTAAGCATTAGTGCCGATGGGGTAATTAATCGGGTTGATTAG
- a CDS encoding C40 family peptidase codes for MKKLSIALALFISLSVANVQAQTKSIPNSAPETTEEQDKSLVKDYLSQIMGVALSTTSNVKLFQFVYDWIGTPYRFGGSSKKGIDCSAFTKELYSKVFNLNIERNSRDIFSMVSPVKKDELKEGDLVFFKIHSRSISHVGIYLGNNKFAHASLKGVSINNLDDDYYSRYFYRGGRLLDSFKKELEKESATDSK; via the coding sequence ATGAAGAAACTGTCTATCGCACTTGCATTATTCATCAGCCTTTCAGTTGCTAATGTACAAGCTCAAACAAAATCTATACCAAACTCCGCTCCGGAAACCACTGAAGAACAGGATAAAAGCTTAGTTAAAGATTACCTTTCGCAAATAATGGGCGTAGCGCTGTCTACAACCTCAAATGTTAAACTTTTTCAATTTGTTTATGATTGGATAGGTACTCCTTACCGTTTTGGCGGATCGTCTAAAAAAGGCATCGATTGTTCAGCTTTTACTAAAGAGTTGTATAGTAAAGTGTTCAACCTCAATATCGAACGTAACTCGCGTGATATTTTTAGCATGGTTAGCCCTGTTAAAAAAGACGAACTTAAAGAAGGCGATTTAGTATTCTTTAAAATACATAGCCGCAGCATTTCGCATGTGGGCATTTACTTAGGCAATAACAAATTTGCACACGCTTCTTTAAAGGGTGTGTCTATCAATAACCTGGACGACGATTATTACAGCCGCTACTTTTATCGCGGTGGCCGTTTGTTAGACTCGTTTAAAAAAGAATTGGAAAAAGAATCTGCAACGGATTCAAAATAA
- the pdhA gene encoding pyruvate dehydrogenase (acetyl-transferring) E1 component subunit alpha, which produces MSSVAITKDTYLHWYESMLLMRKFEEKAGQLYGQQKIRGFCHLYIGQEAVLAGAMSVIKHEDSMITAYRDHAHALAKGTHPNAVMAELYGKATGCSKGKGGSMHMFDKENHFYGGHGIVGGQIPMGAGVAFANKYSGRDNVNLCYMGDGAVRQGALTETFNMAALWKLPVIFICENNGYAMGTSVSRTTIQTDIYKLGLPYGIPSSPVDGMDPVAVHNAMDEAVERARKGDGPTFLEMRTYRYKGHSMSDPQKYRTKDEVESYKAKDPIETVKQAILTEKYADDKWFEEIDEKIKAIVDESVKFSEESPWPEASELYTDVYVQKDYPYIRD; this is translated from the coding sequence ATGAGTTCAGTCGCAATCACCAAAGACACTTATCTGCATTGGTACGAATCAATGCTTTTAATGCGCAAGTTTGAAGAAAAGGCAGGTCAATTATACGGTCAGCAAAAAATAAGGGGCTTTTGCCACCTGTATATTGGTCAGGAAGCGGTGTTAGCCGGTGCCATGTCGGTTATTAAGCACGAAGATAGTATGATAACAGCTTATCGCGATCATGCTCATGCTTTGGCCAAAGGCACACACCCTAACGCCGTAATGGCCGAACTTTACGGAAAAGCCACCGGCTGCTCAAAAGGTAAAGGCGGCTCAATGCACATGTTTGATAAGGAAAACCATTTTTATGGCGGCCACGGTATTGTGGGCGGCCAGATACCAATGGGTGCCGGTGTTGCATTTGCCAACAAATACAGCGGGCGCGATAATGTTAACCTTTGCTACATGGGCGATGGTGCAGTGCGCCAGGGTGCATTAACCGAAACCTTTAACATGGCTGCGCTGTGGAAACTGCCTGTAATATTTATTTGCGAAAACAATGGCTATGCTATGGGTACTTCGGTATCGCGCACAACCATACAAACCGATATTTATAAATTAGGCTTACCTTACGGCATACCATCGTCGCCGGTTGACGGTATGGACCCGGTTGCGGTACACAACGCTATGGACGAAGCCGTTGAGCGCGCACGCAAAGGTGATGGCCCAACGTTTTTAGAAATGCGTACCTACCGTTACAAAGGGCACTCCATGTCCGATCCGCAAAAGTACCGCACTAAAGACGAGGTTGAAAGCTACAAAGCTAAAGACCCTATTGAAACCGTTAAACAAGCTATTTTAACAGAAAAATATGCCGACGATAAATGGTTTGAAGAAATTGACGAAAAAATTAAAGCTATAGTTGACGAATCAGTTAAGTTTTCTGAGGAATCGCCTTGGCCGGAGGCATCCGAGTTATATACCGATGTGTATGTACAAAAGGATTATCCATACATCAGAGACTAA
- a CDS encoding pyruvate dehydrogenase complex dihydrolipoamide acetyltransferase, with protein sequence MAEVVKMPKMSDTMTEGVLAKWHKKVGDKIKSGDVLAEIETDKATMDFESFQDGTLLYLGVEEGKAVPVDTIIAVLGKEGEDYKAALAADGASAPKAETAPAADKAPAAPVEAKKEAAPAVDLSKIPAVVIRMPLMSDTMTEGVIQKWNFKVGDKVKSDDSLADVETDKATMDVVGYEAGTLLYIGVAEGQAAKVNEIIAIVGKEGTDITPLLAAGNAAPAPAASAEEAAPATEAAAAPTADAETADESRIKASPLARKIAKDKGISLTQIKGSAEGGRIVKKDVEGYTPSAQPVAASAPVAAEAAAPAAAKAAPAPVKIPEFVGVEKFTEKPVTQMRKAIGRRLSESLFTAPHFYVTMSIDMDQAIEARNKINAYAPTKVSFNDLVLKATAIALKQHPNINSAWLGDKIRYNEHVNIGVAVAVDEGLLVPVIKFADGKSLSHISAEVKDFAGKAKAKKLQPNEMEGSTFTISNLGMFGVDEFTAIINTPNSCILAVSGIQAVPVVKNGAVVPGNIMKVTLSADHRTVDGATAAAFLQTLKALLEEPVRLLF encoded by the coding sequence ATGGCTGAAGTAGTTAAAATGCCTAAAATGAGCGATACCATGACCGAAGGGGTATTAGCTAAATGGCATAAAAAAGTTGGCGATAAAATAAAATCGGGAGATGTGCTGGCCGAGATAGAAACGGATAAAGCCACTATGGATTTTGAATCGTTTCAGGATGGTACTTTATTATACCTGGGTGTTGAAGAAGGTAAAGCTGTACCTGTTGATACCATTATTGCCGTATTAGGTAAAGAAGGCGAAGATTATAAAGCCGCCTTAGCTGCCGATGGCGCAAGCGCGCCCAAAGCCGAAACTGCCCCGGCTGCCGATAAGGCACCTGCCGCCCCAGTGGAGGCTAAAAAAGAAGCAGCTCCGGCGGTTGACTTATCAAAAATACCGGCTGTGGTTATCCGCATGCCTTTGATGAGTGATACCATGACCGAAGGTGTTATTCAAAAATGGAACTTTAAGGTAGGTGATAAAGTTAAAAGCGACGACTCGTTAGCCGATGTTGAAACTGATAAAGCTACCATGGATGTTGTTGGCTACGAAGCCGGCACACTACTATACATTGGCGTTGCCGAAGGCCAGGCTGCCAAGGTTAACGAAATTATTGCCATTGTTGGTAAAGAAGGTACCGACATTACGCCGTTATTAGCTGCTGGTAATGCTGCGCCTGCACCTGCTGCAAGTGCCGAAGAAGCTGCACCTGCAACCGAAGCTGCCGCTGCTCCAACAGCCGATGCCGAAACTGCCGACGAAAGCCGCATTAAAGCATCGCCACTGGCGCGTAAAATTGCTAAGGATAAGGGCATTAGCCTTACCCAAATAAAAGGCAGTGCCGAAGGTGGCCGTATTGTTAAAAAGGATGTTGAAGGTTATACACCATCGGCACAACCTGTAGCAGCAAGCGCCCCTGTAGCTGCCGAAGCTGCTGCACCTGCCGCCGCAAAAGCAGCACCTGCACCGGTTAAAATACCCGAGTTTGTGGGTGTTGAGAAATTTACCGAGAAACCTGTTACACAAATGCGTAAAGCAATTGGCCGCCGTTTAAGCGAGAGCCTGTTTACTGCACCGCATTTTTATGTAACCATGTCGATAGATATGGACCAGGCTATTGAGGCCCGTAACAAAATTAATGCCTACGCCCCAACTAAGGTGTCGTTTAACGATCTGGTTTTAAAGGCTACCGCTATTGCTTTAAAACAGCATCCTAATATCAACTCAGCATGGTTGGGCGATAAAATTCGTTATAACGAGCATGTGAACATTGGTGTTGCCGTTGCTGTTGACGAAGGTTTGCTTGTGCCGGTTATTAAATTTGCCGATGGCAAATCGTTAAGCCACATTAGCGCCGAGGTTAAAGACTTTGCCGGAAAAGCCAAAGCCAAAAAACTACAGCCTAACGAAATGGAAGGCTCAACCTTCACCATATCAAACTTAGGTATGTTTGGTGTTGACGAGTTTACCGCCATTATTAACACACCAAACTCGTGTATATTAGCTGTTAGCGGTATACAGGCAGTGCCGGTTGTTAAAAACGGTGCCGTAGTACCAGGCAACATTATGAAAGTTACCCTAAGTGCCGACCACCGCACAGTTGACGGTGCTACAGCCGCCGCATTTTTACAAACCCTAAAAGCACTTTTAGAAGAACCTGTTAGGTTGTTGTTTTAA
- a CDS encoding OST-HTH/LOTUS domain-containing protein, with translation MAFDAKIFRVLVASPGDVGNERDVIPDVINDWNAINAMISKVVLMPIKWETHSAPLMGDRPQAIINKQLVEDCDVLVGVFWTRIGTNTGIAVSGTVEEIEQFLKLKKPVMLYFSQSPIEPDKIDITQFTVLKNFKEKMRLEGLTESYNGIPDFRQKFTRQFSINISNLINNALENKIEEAKPQSLPAKNKNSEETIIIPATINRIEISKEILTNEKVDEYLLKAVQSSANPNGWARIAAVGSYLHTYTPVDYRDFHFPKLQAFLKSRKLFEFKDEKGHPILRVVPK, from the coding sequence ATGGCGTTCGATGCAAAAATCTTTAGAGTATTAGTGGCTTCTCCTGGTGATGTTGGCAACGAAAGAGACGTTATCCCAGATGTCATAAATGATTGGAATGCAATAAACGCTATGATTAGTAAGGTTGTTTTGATGCCCATAAAATGGGAAACGCATTCAGCCCCACTTATGGGTGATAGGCCACAAGCTATTATAAATAAACAACTTGTTGAAGACTGCGATGTTTTAGTTGGCGTTTTTTGGACTCGAATAGGTACAAATACTGGCATTGCAGTTAGCGGAACAGTTGAAGAAATTGAACAGTTTTTGAAATTAAAGAAGCCTGTAATGTTATATTTTTCTCAATCACCCATTGAGCCGGACAAAATTGATATTACTCAATTTACTGTATTAAAAAATTTCAAAGAAAAAATGAGACTGGAAGGATTAACAGAGTCCTACAATGGTATACCTGATTTTAGACAAAAATTTACAAGGCAGTTCAGCATTAACATAAGCAACCTTATAAATAACGCACTTGAAAATAAGATTGAAGAAGCAAAACCTCAATCTCTACCGGCTAAAAATAAAAATTCAGAGGAAACTATAATTATTCCCGCCACAATAAATAGAATCGAAATAAGTAAAGAAATTTTGACTAACGAAAAGGTTGACGAATATTTACTTAAAGCGGTCCAAAGCTCAGCCAACCCAAATGGTTGGGCTCGAATTGCAGCTGTTGGATCCTATCTGCATACATATACGCCTGTTGATTATAGAGACTTTCATTTTCCTAAACTTCAGGCATTTTTAAAATCAAGAAAGTTATTTGAATTTAAAGACGAAAAAGGACATCCAATTCTAAGAGTTGTACCCAAATAG
- a CDS encoding branched-chain amino acid aminotransferase, whose amino-acid sequence MTETLDISITKNQNSRLAQTDFENLPFGRTFSDHMFVADYADGEWKAFQIVPYGNISMSPAISSLHYGQSFFEGLKAYKHVDGKVSVFRPYMNAARFNKSAERLCMPQLPEDIFVQSIAALVDIDSNWIPTKAGHSLYIRPFMFATDPFLGVQPSQTYKYMVLAGPVGPYFTKPLKVKIETHFSRSTEGGFGYAKAAGNYGGAMLPSRKAVEEGYDQLIWTDSKEHAYMEELGAANVMFILDGKLITPSTRDTILKGVTRDTVLQLARDWGYPVEERRVSVAEILEGAKNGKLTDAFGAGTAATIAPIGVIEHEGNVYTLPDPTQREFSKKVLKTLDEIRYGVTADPYGWNYMV is encoded by the coding sequence ATGACAGAAACACTCGACATCAGCATCACCAAAAACCAAAACTCGCGTTTAGCACAAACCGATTTTGAAAACCTACCATTCGGACGCACGTTTTCCGACCACATGTTTGTGGCCGATTACGCCGATGGCGAATGGAAAGCCTTCCAGATCGTCCCTTATGGTAATATTAGCATGAGTCCGGCAATTTCGTCGCTGCATTACGGCCAGTCGTTTTTCGAAGGGTTAAAAGCCTACAAACATGTCGATGGCAAAGTATCCGTTTTTCGCCCGTACATGAATGCCGCCCGTTTCAATAAATCGGCCGAGCGTTTGTGCATGCCGCAATTGCCCGAAGATATTTTTGTACAAAGCATAGCTGCCCTGGTTGATATTGATAGTAACTGGATACCTACAAAAGCGGGCCACTCGCTATACATCCGTCCGTTTATGTTTGCTACCGACCCATTTTTGGGAGTACAGCCATCGCAAACCTACAAATACATGGTATTAGCCGGCCCGGTTGGCCCTTATTTTACCAAACCGTTAAAGGTTAAAATAGAAACTCATTTTTCGCGCTCAACCGAAGGTGGTTTTGGTTATGCCAAAGCAGCCGGAAACTATGGTGGCGCCATGCTGCCATCGCGCAAAGCGGTTGAAGAAGGTTACGACCAATTAATTTGGACAGACAGCAAAGAACACGCCTACATGGAAGAGTTAGGCGCCGCCAACGTGATGTTTATTTTAGATGGTAAACTCATTACACCATCAACCCGCGATACCATTTTAAAGGGCGTTACCCGCGATACTGTTTTACAACTGGCCCGCGATTGGGGTTACCCGGTTGAAGAACGCCGCGTTAGCGTTGCCGAAATACTGGAGGGTGCCAAAAACGGCAAACTAACCGATGCCTTTGGTGCCGGAACCGCAGCTACCATAGCCCCCATAGGCGTAATTGAACACGAAGGTAATGTTTACACCCTGCCCGACCCAACTCAGCGCGAGTTCTCCAAAAAGGTATTAAAAACCCTGGACGAAATACGCTACGGCGTAACTGCCGACCCATATGGTTGGAACTATATGGTGTAA
- a CDS encoding tryptophan 2,3-dioxygenase family protein, translating to MHITPEIDDRIKRLQEKYEAMGQDMASYLDGLLYADFLTYWDYIHLDTLLSLQNPKTPFPDEEIFIIYHQITELYFKLALHECKQIVKHAELTLGFFVARLKRINSYFEALTHSFGIMVDGMEKEQFLKFRMSLLPASGFQSGQYRMIEIYATDFINLVAKDKREELQNASIEQQFEYIYWKFGATELSTGKKTLTLRQFEKKYAATFMALGNACVNRNFNSLLTGFKNSGADTAVLENELRRFDTLVNVNWPLAHYKSAVRYLNREPEEIKATGGTNWQKYLPPRFQKRIFYPEIWTTEQVEEWGKSWVESVLNE from the coding sequence ATGCACATCACACCCGAAATTGACGACAGGATAAAGCGGCTGCAAGAAAAATACGAAGCCATGGGACAGGATATGGCTTCGTACCTGGACGGTTTGCTTTACGCCGATTTTTTAACTTATTGGGATTATATTCACCTTGATACCCTGCTATCACTGCAAAACCCCAAAACACCGTTTCCCGACGAGGAGATATTTATTATTTACCACCAGATAACCGAACTGTATTTTAAACTTGCCCTGCACGAGTGTAAGCAAATAGTTAAACACGCAGAATTGACTCTCGGTTTTTTTGTAGCCCGCCTCAAACGCATCAACAGTTATTTTGAAGCCTTAACGCATTCCTTCGGTATTATGGTTGATGGGATGGAGAAGGAGCAGTTTCTAAAATTCAGAATGTCGCTACTTCCGGCAAGCGGTTTTCAATCGGGCCAGTACCGCATGATTGAGATATACGCTACCGATTTTATTAACCTGGTTGCTAAAGACAAACGCGAAGAGCTACAAAACGCAAGCATAGAACAGCAGTTTGAATACATCTACTGGAAATTTGGCGCCACCGAACTATCAACAGGTAAAAAAACATTAACCCTGCGCCAGTTCGAAAAAAAGTATGCCGCAACCTTTATGGCCTTAGGCAACGCCTGTGTAAACCGCAATTTTAACAGCCTGCTAACGGGCTTTAAAAACAGCGGAGCCGACACCGCAGTGCTTGAAAATGAATTGCGCCGCTTTGATACCCTGGTTAACGTAAACTGGCCATTGGCACATTATAAATCGGCAGTGCGTTACCTTAACCGCGAACCCGAAGAAATTAAGGCCACCGGCGGCACAAACTGGCAAAAGTACCTGCCTCCGCGTTTCCAGAAACGTATATTTTACCCCGAAATATGGACTACCGAACAGGTGGAAGAATGGGGCAAAAGCTGGGTTGAGAGTGTTTTGAATGAATAA
- a CDS encoding LEA type 2 family protein: MTKALGNTLKGTILITALVILAGCSKPKDLTYGAITDVSVKNLSLSGVDVEATIPVDNPNSYAITVQEANLDLMLDDKVIAHVLQSYPVTVAAKTKGDYKVGASIKLANAGAIMSLMSLMNNNTDRNLSLDGTLKAKSFVITKTVQVHQTNIQNYLKPVIDKLKLF, from the coding sequence ATGACAAAGGCACTCGGCAACACATTAAAAGGCACTATATTGATAACCGCTTTGGTAATTTTAGCGGGATGCAGCAAACCTAAAGATTTAACTTATGGGGCCATTACCGATGTTTCGGTAAAAAACCTAAGTTTAAGCGGTGTTGATGTGGAGGCAACCATTCCGGTTGATAACCCAAATAGTTATGCCATAACAGTACAAGAAGCAAACCTCGATTTAATGCTCGACGATAAGGTTATAGCCCATGTGTTACAAAGTTACCCGGTTACGGTAGCGGCAAAAACAAAAGGCGATTATAAAGTAGGCGCATCAATTAAGCTGGCAAATGCAGGTGCCATTATGTCGTTAATGAGTTTGATGAATAACAATACCGACAGAAACCTGAGCCTCGACGGTACTTTGAAAGCAAAATCGTTTGTAATTACTAAAACCGTGCAGGTACACCAAACCAATATCCAAAATTATTTAAAGCCGGTTATTGATAAGCTTAAGCTGTTTTAA
- a CDS encoding voltage-gated chloride channel family protein: MAGLKISHFASKIKTLFWYCLITVPVSVAIGSAVALFLWLLSLAIHYRFAHTWLLYLLPLAGIAIHFAYRLYGKSSERGNNLIIDEIHQPGAGVPKRMGPLILVTTVITHLFGGSAGREGTAVQIGGSIARMFADWFKLDAPGMRTLLTVGIAAGFGAVFGTPLTGAIFAVEVLTNGRIKYNAFLPCLVAGFVGDITVSAWHIKHTAYHISYTLADIPVGSTSVWLASLMLFKVILASVFFGLASLAFAQMAHRIKALFLKLFKHTWMIPVTGGLIIIALTCILGKPDYLSLGVEPEYPHAVTIVSAFNNGGADTFSWFWKLLYTTLTLGTGFKGGEVTPLFYIGATLGNTLATWLNAPVSLFAALGFIAVFSGATKTPLACTVMGVELFGGQHLVFFAVACFIAYLFSGRAGIYTAQLKDNSAKGYFSEKLLKYKP; the protein is encoded by the coding sequence ATGGCTGGGTTAAAAATCTCTCATTTCGCTTCAAAAATTAAAACGCTGTTTTGGTATTGTTTAATTACCGTACCGGTATCTGTGGCAATTGGCAGTGCTGTAGCTTTGTTTTTATGGCTGTTAAGCCTGGCTATTCATTATAGGTTTGCACATACATGGCTTTTATATTTACTGCCGCTTGCGGGTATTGCAATACATTTTGCTTACCGGTTATACGGTAAATCGTCCGAAAGGGGTAATAACCTCATCATCGACGAGATACACCAGCCCGGCGCAGGTGTGCCCAAGCGTATGGGGCCGCTTATTTTAGTAACTACGGTTATAACCCATTTATTTGGCGGTTCGGCAGGGCGCGAAGGTACCGCGGTGCAAATTGGCGGCAGCATAGCCCGCATGTTTGCCGATTGGTTTAAACTTGATGCACCCGGAATGCGCACCTTGCTTACAGTTGGCATAGCGGCTGGTTTTGGGGCTGTATTTGGCACACCGCTAACCGGGGCCATATTTGCTGTTGAGGTACTAACCAATGGCCGCATTAAATACAATGCCTTTTTGCCTTGCCTGGTTGCCGGTTTTGTTGGCGATATTACGGTATCGGCATGGCACATTAAACACACGGCTTACCATATTAGCTATACACTTGCCGATATTCCGGTGGGTTCGACTTCGGTATGGCTGGCCAGTTTAATGTTGTTTAAGGTGATATTGGCATCGGTGTTTTTTGGTTTGGCCAGTTTAGCTTTCGCCCAAATGGCACACCGTATTAAAGCCTTGTTTTTAAAATTGTTTAAACATACCTGGATGATACCCGTAACGGGCGGCCTAATTATTATTGCCCTAACCTGCATACTTGGCAAGCCCGATTACCTTAGCCTGGGTGTTGAGCCCGAGTACCCACACGCGGTAACTATTGTATCGGCCTTTAATAATGGTGGTGCCGATACTTTTAGCTGGTTTTGGAAATTGCTTTATACCACACTAACCCTGGGCACCGGGTTTAAAGGGGGCGAGGTTACGCCTTTATTTTACATAGGTGCAACGCTTGGCAATACCCTGGCCACATGGTTAAACGCCCCGGTAAGTTTGTTTGCGGCACTGGGTTTTATTGCGGTATTTTCGGGAGCTACCAAAACGCCATTAGCCTGTACAGTAATGGGAGTGGAGCTATTTGGCGGGCAGCACCTGGTGTTTTTTGCTGTGGCCTGTTTTATAGCTTACCTGTTTAGCGGCAGGGCAGGCATTTACACTGCGCAACTGAAAGATAACAGCGCAAAAGGGTACTTTAGCGAGAAACTATTGAAATACAAACCCTAA
- a CDS encoding universal stress protein — protein MEFQKILIGIDDSKYAENAARYGFELAHKFSAQVGLVHIVEPVVSTPLNDTSMLGTLVPSFSTSVEDVEMVNMQENFSKKLLDDIANKYGEGLTVSHFNEFGSKADAIIECAAQFGADLIVIGTHSRTGFDRFLMGSVAESIIRHSPVAVLVIPLPAEKVD, from the coding sequence ATGGAATTTCAAAAAATTTTGATTGGTATTGATGATAGCAAATATGCCGAAAATGCCGCCCGTTATGGGTTTGAGCTTGCCCATAAATTTAGTGCCCAGGTTGGGCTGGTTCATATTGTTGAGCCTGTAGTAAGCACCCCCTTAAACGATACGAGTATGTTGGGTACCCTGGTGCCATCGTTTTCAACATCTGTTGAGGATGTTGAAATGGTAAACATGCAGGAAAATTTCTCTAAAAAACTACTGGACGACATTGCCAATAAATATGGCGAGGGGCTAACCGTTTCGCACTTTAACGAGTTTGGCTCGAAAGCGGATGCCATTATTGAATGCGCCGCACAATTTGGTGCCGATTTAATAGTAATAGGCACACATAGCCGTACCGGTTTCGACAGGTTTTTGATGGGCAGCGTTGCCGAAAGCATTATCAGGCATTCGCCTGTTGCCGTTTTGGTTATACCCTTGCCTGCAGAAAAAGTCGATTAA